Proteins from one Desulfonema limicola genomic window:
- a CDS encoding ABC transporter substrate-binding protein, with translation MKSCKSLKLLLVLILALGMVCPAWAGTLEDIAKRGELRVACQTQGPPFSFIDKNGERTGSSIDLCKMMAEEMGVKVTFLNYDWDGLIPALLSKKADILAADMTPTLKRAMKISFADPFMYTGSIVFTKQGSEIKTIEDCKKPGIKIAVLLGSTGENDAKKAFPNAELKTYKGGGPLLIDAVLKGHADIGVNDGSAVVGQSANFPPGSVKIFEGQLSKSPWLLQCFMIHLICANG, from the coding sequence ATGAAGTCTTGTAAATCTTTAAAATTATTACTGGTACTTATTCTGGCACTGGGCATGGTTTGTCCAGCATGGGCAGGCACACTTGAAGATATTGCAAAACGGGGAGAGCTTCGTGTTGCATGTCAGACCCAGGGACCCCCTTTCAGTTTTATTGATAAAAACGGGGAAAGAACCGGAAGCTCCATTGATCTCTGCAAAATGATGGCAGAGGAAATGGGTGTTAAGGTTACGTTTTTAAATTATGACTGGGACGGCCTTATTCCTGCACTTCTTTCAAAAAAAGCAGACATCCTGGCTGCTGACATGACCCCGACCTTAAAACGTGCCATGAAAATATCCTTTGCAGACCCTTTTATGTACACAGGAAGCATTGTTTTTACAAAACAGGGCAGTGAAATTAAAACCATTGAAGATTGTAAAAAACCTGGAATCAAGATTGCAGTTCTCCTGGGTTCAACTGGTGAAAATGATGCAAAAAAAGCATTTCCCAATGCAGAACTAAAAACCTACAAAGGCGGCGGGCCTCTTTTGATTGATGCGGTTCTTAAAGGTCATGCTGACATAGGTGTTAATGACGGTTCTGCTGTGGTAGGACAGTCTGCAAATTTTCCTCCAGGCAGTGTTAAAATCTTTGAAGGCCAGCTTTCCAAATCCCCCTGGCTTTTGCAATGCTTTATGATTCATCTGATCTGCGCGAATGGATAA
- a CDS encoding DUF6122 family protein: MQHSTIFHIILHFAVPGLIAWIFFKNDFKKSWLIMISTMIVDLDHLLADPVFDPNRCSIGFHPLHSVAAIGIYALMAVVCESKIVRLAGTGLIIHMILDGIDCIC; the protein is encoded by the coding sequence ATGCAGCACAGCACCATATTTCACATAATACTTCATTTTGCTGTTCCAGGGCTTATAGCCTGGATATTTTTCAAAAATGATTTTAAAAAATCATGGTTAATCATGATTTCCACCATGATTGTTGACTTAGATCACCTACTGGCTGACCCTGTTTTTGACCCGAACCGTTGCAGCATAGGCTTTCATCCCCTGCACTCTGTGGCTGCTATTGGAATTTATGCGCTCATGGCAGTTGTATGTGAATCAAAAATTGTCCGGCTTGCAGGTACAGGGCTGATTATTCACATGATACTTGATGGAATTGACTGTATCTGCTAA
- a CDS encoding CoA pyrophosphatase, translated as MILKKNINAFKEHIARILYKNNPLNNYFLKNNNSNPSGVLVLIGQDNKNEPCLILNKRSQKVKQPGDLCCPGGGLMPVFDSFSARFMHLPGFPMSKWKYWHDCINLYPDETRQLSLFLANSLREGFEEMRLNPFGISFLGILDPQPLIMFRRVIYPMAGWVESQKRFFPNWEVEKIVNIPFKSLLNPNNYGCYSLEFAHDLQKRYNHQPKDFPCFIHYEKGKKEILWGATYRIIAGFLELTMDFKPPAIETLPVIQRLIENNYVTRKQR; from the coding sequence TTGATCTTAAAAAAAAATATAAATGCTTTTAAAGAACATATTGCCCGAATTTTATATAAAAATAATCCTCTTAATAATTATTTTTTAAAAAACAATAATTCAAACCCTTCTGGTGTTTTAGTTCTTATAGGTCAGGATAATAAAAATGAGCCGTGCCTGATTTTAAATAAAAGGTCTCAAAAGGTAAAGCAGCCTGGAGACCTTTGCTGTCCTGGAGGGGGGCTTATGCCTGTTTTTGACTCTTTTTCCGCAAGGTTTATGCACCTTCCAGGATTTCCAATGAGCAAGTGGAAATACTGGCATGACTGTATAAATCTATATCCTGATGAAACCCGTCAATTATCACTTTTTTTAGCAAACAGTCTGCGTGAAGGGTTTGAGGAAATGCGTCTTAATCCTTTTGGAATCAGTTTTTTAGGAATACTTGATCCCCAGCCTTTGATTATGTTTCGCAGGGTAATTTATCCAATGGCAGGATGGGTTGAATCCCAGAAAAGATTTTTTCCAAACTGGGAGGTTGAAAAAATTGTTAATATTCCGTTTAAGTCATTATTAAACCCAAACAATTACGGGTGCTATTCCCTTGAATTTGCTCATGATCTCCAAAAAAGATATAATCATCAGCCAAAAGATTTTCCATGTTTTATTCACTATGAAAAAGGGAAAAAAGAAATACTCTGGGGTGCAACATACAGGATTATTGCTGGTTTTCTTGAATTAACAATGGATTTCAAACCCCCGGCAATAGAAACCCTTCCAGTTATTCAAAGGCTTATAGAAAATAATTATGTTACCAGGAAACAGCGATAA
- a CDS encoding saccharopine dehydrogenase family protein yields the protein MKIAVIGGLGLQGRAAVADLARSEKVSEVICADADLAGLEMIKDFPNFDKVRAVKIDAGSRKELAALLKQADAAIDLLPIHLMENIFNAAIEAGVSLVNTNYGKPVRHLHEAAEKAGISLMPECGLDPGIDLVLCGHAVTQFDELHVLNSYCGGIPEKSACDNPLNYKISWNWDMVITSQQRESVFIKNSSVFTIPPGDQHDNEMIDQINFPGLGNLETVPNGNAVFYTELLGVSDTIKHSGRYSLRWPGWCAFWAPLKKLDFFSNEPVKGLNSSVTPRQLMVKLLEPQLQYKDNEKDLAVMYNHFEGIKDGKKKIIKSSLLIERDMKTGLFAMSLGVGYTASIAAQMIASGEISRKGVLNPAADVPYESFMNELALRNIKVKEEVVLID from the coding sequence ATGAAAATAGCTGTAATAGGCGGTTTAGGGCTTCAGGGCAGGGCTGCTGTTGCTGATCTTGCCCGGAGTGAAAAAGTAAGCGAGGTTATCTGTGCTGATGCAGACCTTGCAGGTCTGGAAATGATTAAAGACTTTCCCAATTTTGATAAAGTACGGGCAGTTAAGATTGATGCTGGTTCAAGAAAAGAGCTTGCAGCTTTGCTGAAACAGGCAGATGCTGCCATTGATCTGCTTCCCATTCATTTAATGGAAAACATCTTTAACGCTGCAATTGAAGCCGGGGTTTCCCTTGTAAACACCAATTATGGAAAACCGGTGCGTCATCTTCATGAAGCTGCAGAAAAAGCAGGCATCAGCCTTATGCCTGAATGCGGGCTTGATCCTGGAATTGATTTGGTTTTATGCGGCCATGCTGTTACCCAGTTTGATGAACTCCATGTGCTGAACTCATATTGTGGAGGCATACCTGAAAAAAGCGCATGTGATAACCCTTTGAATTACAAGATAAGCTGGAACTGGGATATGGTAATAACATCACAGCAGAGGGAATCTGTTTTTATCAAAAACAGCAGTGTATTTACCATTCCTCCAGGAGATCAGCATGATAATGAAATGATAGATCAGATAAACTTTCCAGGCCTGGGAAATCTTGAAACAGTACCAAATGGAAATGCTGTATTTTACACAGAACTTCTTGGGGTTTCAGACACCATAAAACATTCAGGCAGATACTCCCTTCGATGGCCTGGATGGTGTGCATTCTGGGCACCTTTGAAAAAACTTGATTTTTTTTCCAATGAACCGGTTAAAGGCTTAAATTCCAGTGTTACCCCGAGACAGCTTATGGTAAAACTCCTGGAACCTCAACTGCAGTATAAGGATAATGAAAAAGACCTTGCAGTTATGTATAATCATTTTGAAGGAATTAAAGACGGTAAAAAGAAGATAATAAAAAGTTCCCTGTTAATTGAAAGGGATATGAAAACCGGATTATTTGCCATGAGCCTTGGGGTGGGTTATACGGCAAGTATTGCTGCACAGATGATAGCATCAGGTGAAATAAGCAGAAAAGGTGTTTTAAATCCTGCTGCAGATGTGCCTTATGAATCTTTTATGAATGAACTTGCTTTACGCAATATTAAAGTAAAAGAAGAGGTTGTACTCATTGATTAA
- the ilvC gene encoding ketol-acid reductoisomerase, producing MAKIDFGGTMEEVVTSEEFTLEKAREVLKDEVIAVIGYGVQGPGQALNMRDNGINVIVGQRKGGASWDKAVADGFVPGQTLFPIEEAAKKATVIQYLLSDAGQVTMWPKIKECLNEGDALYFSHGFGIVYKEQTGIIPPENVDVILAAPKGSGRTVRTNFLDGSGINSSFAVFQDYTGRAKERTLAMGIAIGSGYLFETTFEKEVFSDLTGERGVLMGCLAGVMEAQYNLLRKNGHSPSESFNETVEELTQSLIRLVAENGMDWMFGNCSTTAQRGALDWAPKFRDAVAPVFEDLYDSVKTGKETKRVLDLNSADDYREKLNVELDEIKNSEMWKAGAAVRALRPENRKK from the coding sequence ATGGCAAAGATTGATTTTGGCGGAACTATGGAAGAGGTTGTTACATCTGAAGAATTTACCCTGGAAAAAGCCAGGGAGGTTCTTAAAGATGAAGTTATTGCAGTTATAGGATACGGGGTTCAGGGTCCTGGGCAGGCTTTGAACATGAGAGACAACGGTATAAATGTTATAGTAGGACAGCGCAAAGGCGGTGCATCATGGGACAAGGCTGTTGCTGACGGATTTGTTCCCGGACAGACCCTTTTTCCTATTGAAGAAGCTGCAAAAAAAGCAACTGTTATCCAGTATTTGCTCTCAGATGCAGGCCAGGTAACAATGTGGCCTAAAATAAAAGAATGTCTTAATGAAGGCGATGCCCTGTATTTTTCACATGGATTCGGCATAGTTTATAAAGAACAGACCGGCATTATTCCCCCTGAAAATGTTGATGTTATACTGGCAGCACCAAAAGGTTCAGGCCGTACAGTACGTACAAATTTTTTAGACGGCAGCGGCATAAACTCAAGTTTTGCAGTTTTCCAGGATTACACAGGCAGGGCTAAGGAAAGAACCCTTGCAATGGGTATTGCCATTGGTTCAGGTTATCTTTTTGAAACCACATTTGAAAAAGAGGTTTTCAGCGATCTTACAGGAGAACGCGGTGTTCTTATGGGATGTCTTGCCGGTGTTATGGAAGCGCAGTATAATCTTTTAAGAAAAAACGGGCACAGCCCCAGTGAATCATTTAACGAAACTGTTGAAGAACTGACCCAGAGCCTTATCCGCCTTGTGGCTGAAAATGGAATGGACTGGATGTTCGGCAATTGCAGCACCACAGCACAAAGGGGAGCTTTAGACTGGGCTCCCAAATTCCGTGATGCTGTTGCCCCTGTTTTTGAAGACCTTTATGACAGTGTTAAAACAGGAAAAGAAACCAAAAGGGTTCTTGATTTAAACAGTGCTGATGATTACCGGGAAAAACTTAATGTAGAACTGGATGAGATTAAGAATTCCGAGATGTGGAAAGCTGGTGCGGCTGTACGGGCACTTCGACCTGAAAACAGAAAAAAATAA
- the ilvN gene encoding acetolactate synthase small subunit gives MTEEKHILSILVDNQPGVLSRISGLFSGRGFNIESLCVAETIDPNISRLTIVTKGNMPVVEQIKKQLNKLINVIKVHELTGSKYVHREMALIKVNAKQENRAEILRIVDIFRCKVVDVGLDHYTIEVTGDEGKMEAILTLLRPIGIKEIAKTGTIALFREPK, from the coding sequence ATGACAGAGGAAAAACATATACTTTCCATTCTGGTGGATAACCAGCCGGGAGTCCTGTCCAGGATTTCAGGATTATTCAGCGGCAGGGGCTTTAATATTGAAAGTCTTTGTGTGGCAGAAACAATTGATCCTAATATATCCAGGCTGACCATTGTTACCAAAGGCAATATGCCGGTTGTTGAGCAGATTAAAAAGCAGTTAAACAAGCTTATTAATGTAATCAAGGTGCATGAACTTACAGGCTCAAAATATGTGCATCGTGAGATGGCATTAATAAAGGTAAATGCTAAACAGGAAAACCGGGCTGAGATTTTACGGATAGTGGATATTTTCAGGTGCAAGGTTGTTGATGTAGGATTAGATCATTATACTATTGAGGTTACAGGTGATGAAGGAAAAATGGAGGCAATTTTGACCCTTTTGCGTCCCATCGGCATTAAAGAGATTGCAAAAACAGGCACAATTGCCTTGTTTAGAGAACCAAAATAA
- a CDS encoding 2-isopropylmalate synthase translates to MSDRVYIFDTTLRDGEQSPGASMNTAEKLRLATQLEKLGVDVLEAGFPAASEGDFEAVSRIASKLEKTEVAALCRANKHDIDKAWGAVQHAVKPKIHTFIATSDIHLKYKLNMTRDEVVQAAVDAVKYAKTFTESVEFSAEDGSRSDRDFLCKIFGAAIEAGATVVNLPDTVGYAIPSEFAELAKYVIEHTPNMHKAILSIHCHNDLGLATANTLAAIGVGARQAEVTVNGIGERAGNTSLEEVVMALRTRNNYMPMHTGIVTENIYPVSRLVSMITGIIVQPNKAIVGANAFAHEAGIHQDGMLKNPMTYEIMSPESIGLNTSKLVLGKHSGRHALRSRLKELGYDLSDEELNTVFTKFKELADKKKHVVDEDLEVIVTEGVLRTAEIFTLEYLHVSAGTSVMPMASVELSINGRKVRGADWGNGPIDSAYNTIAKLTGTESELLRFTVSALTGGTDAQGEVTVRLRENGLVALGRGSDPDIITASVKAYVNGLNRLEYLKTHPVTDRQTV, encoded by the coding sequence ATGAGTGACCGAGTATATATTTTTGATACCACATTAAGAGATGGTGAACAGTCTCCTGGGGCAAGCATGAATACAGCGGAAAAACTGCGGCTGGCTACCCAGCTGGAAAAACTGGGTGTGGATGTGCTGGAAGCAGGTTTTCCAGCAGCATCTGAAGGTGATTTTGAAGCTGTTTCCAGGATTGCTTCAAAATTGGAGAAAACCGAAGTAGCAGCCCTTTGCAGGGCCAATAAACATGATATTGACAAAGCATGGGGAGCAGTCCAGCACGCTGTTAAACCCAAGATTCATACCTTTATTGCTACATCTGATATTCATCTGAAATATAAACTGAATATGACCAGGGATGAGGTGGTCCAGGCTGCTGTTGATGCAGTTAAATATGCAAAAACCTTTACTGAAAGTGTTGAATTTTCTGCTGAAGACGGCTCAAGAAGCGACCGTGATTTTCTCTGCAAGATTTTTGGCGCTGCCATAGAAGCAGGTGCAACTGTTGTAAATCTGCCTGATACAGTGGGCTATGCAATACCGTCTGAATTTGCAGAACTGGCAAAATATGTAATTGAACATACACCCAATATGCACAAGGCCATATTAAGCATCCACTGCCACAATGATCTGGGGCTGGCAACAGCCAACACCCTGGCAGCTATTGGGGTCGGGGCAAGACAGGCAGAAGTAACAGTGAACGGCATTGGCGAAAGAGCAGGCAACACTTCCCTGGAAGAAGTTGTCATGGCTCTTCGCACAAGAAACAATTATATGCCCATGCACACAGGCATTGTTACTGAAAACATTTACCCTGTCAGCCGTCTTGTCAGCATGATTACAGGTATTATTGTCCAGCCCAACAAGGCTATTGTCGGAGCAAACGCCTTTGCCCATGAAGCGGGTATTCACCAGGACGGGATGCTTAAAAACCCCATGACCTATGAAATCATGAGTCCTGAAAGCATCGGGCTTAACACAAGCAAACTGGTTCTTGGCAAACATTCAGGCCGCCATGCTTTGCGCTCCAGGTTAAAAGAACTGGGCTATGACCTTTCAGACGAGGAATTGAATACAGTATTTACCAAATTCAAGGAGCTGGCTGATAAAAAGAAGCATGTGGTTGACGAAGACCTTGAAGTAATTGTAACAGAAGGTGTTCTCCGTACTGCTGAAATATTTACTCTTGAATACCTGCATGTCAGCGCTGGAACATCTGTTATGCCGATGGCAAGTGTTGAACTTTCAATTAACGGCAGAAAAGTAAGAGGCGCAGACTGGGGCAACGGCCCCATTGATTCGGCTTATAACACTATTGCAAAACTCACAGGAACCGAGTCTGAACTTCTGAGATTTACTGTATCAGCCTTAACCGGCGGCACTGATGCCCAGGGCGAGGTAACAGTCCGCCTGAGAGAAAACGGACTGGTAGCACTGGGAAGGGGTTCTGACCCAGATATTATTACAGCCAGTGTTAAAGCATATGTCAATGGATTAAACCGCCTGGAATACCTGAAAACTCACCCGGTTACAGACCGGCAGACTGTTTAA
- the cimA gene encoding citramalate synthase, whose protein sequence is MEPVLLYDTTLRDGTQGENINFTVEEKIKIAQKLDEIGIHYIEGGWPGSNPRDKKFFELAKKTEFKNARLTAFGSTRRPGILPGDDQNLKCLINSETSTVAIFGKTWDLHVKLMSNTLEENLFMIEDTVAYLKGKGREVIYDAEHFFDGYKANPEYAMFTLKAAVSGGADFLVLCDTNGGTLSFELTAIFKEVKQKLNGNSLKLGIHTHNDCGLAVANSIEAVNAGAVMVQGTINGYGERCGNADLTSIIPILCTKMDCACMSLENLKKIQKLSRFISETANMIPLNSRPFVGKSAFAHKGGIHVSAVIKDPRAYEHMNPEIVGNSRQVLVSDLSGKSNVEYKARELGVDLGNNGYDSRKIVARIKEMEQQGYQFDAADGSFKIFLEKFTDQFKPLFELESFRVTIEKDKQKPCSAHATVKVSVGCKNEITAAEGDGPVSALDNALRKALHKFYPDVDAMRLVDFKVRVIDGRDGTAARVRVLIESRDQDNIWSTIGVSEDIIEASWQALADSFQYKLAKNSSIECSG, encoded by the coding sequence ATGGAACCGGTCTTACTTTACGATACAACCTTAAGAGATGGAACCCAGGGTGAAAATATTAATTTTACAGTTGAGGAAAAAATTAAGATTGCTCAAAAACTGGATGAAATCGGGATTCATTATATTGAGGGCGGATGGCCTGGTTCCAATCCCAGGGATAAAAAATTTTTTGAGCTTGCAAAAAAAACTGAGTTTAAAAATGCGCGGCTGACAGCCTTTGGCTCTACCCGAAGGCCGGGTATTTTACCAGGGGACGATCAAAACCTGAAATGTCTCATAAATAGCGAAACATCCACAGTCGCTATTTTTGGTAAAACCTGGGATCTCCATGTTAAACTGATGAGCAATACACTTGAAGAAAACCTTTTTATGATTGAAGATACTGTGGCATATCTCAAAGGTAAAGGACGCGAGGTTATCTATGATGCTGAACATTTTTTTGACGGATATAAGGCAAATCCTGAATATGCCATGTTTACCCTTAAAGCTGCTGTATCCGGGGGAGCAGATTTTTTGGTGTTGTGCGATACAAATGGAGGCACTTTATCCTTTGAATTAACAGCTATCTTTAAAGAGGTGAAGCAGAAACTTAATGGAAACAGTTTAAAATTAGGTATTCATACCCATAATGACTGCGGGCTTGCAGTAGCTAACAGTATTGAAGCTGTTAATGCAGGTGCAGTAATGGTACAGGGAACTATAAATGGATACGGGGAACGCTGCGGTAATGCGGATCTCACGTCAATAATACCCATACTCTGTACTAAAATGGATTGTGCCTGTATGTCTCTTGAAAATCTTAAAAAAATTCAAAAGCTGTCCAGGTTTATCAGTGAAACAGCTAATATGATTCCTCTTAATTCCAGGCCCTTTGTTGGAAAAAGTGCATTTGCACATAAAGGGGGAATTCATGTGAGCGCAGTTATAAAAGACCCCAGGGCTTATGAACATATGAATCCTGAAATAGTGGGAAACAGCCGCCAGGTTCTTGTATCTGATCTTTCTGGAAAGAGCAATGTTGAATACAAAGCCAGGGAATTAGGAGTTGACCTGGGCAATAATGGATATGACAGCCGTAAGATTGTAGCCAGGATTAAAGAAATGGAACAGCAGGGATACCAGTTTGATGCTGCTGACGGCTCTTTTAAAATCTTTCTTGAAAAATTTACAGATCAGTTCAAGCCTTTGTTTGAGCTGGAATCCTTTCGTGTTACAATTGAAAAAGACAAACAAAAACCTTGCAGTGCCCATGCAACAGTCAAAGTATCAGTAGGCTGTAAAAATGAGATAACGGCAGCCGAAGGAGACGGGCCGGTAAGTGCCCTTGATAATGCCCTGAGAAAAGCTCTTCACAAATTTTATCCTGATGTTGATGCCATGCGCCTTGTTGATTTTAAAGTCCGTGTTATTGACGGAAGAGACGGAACAGCAGCCAGGGTAAGGGTTCTTATTGAATCAAGGGATCAGGATAATATCTGGAGTACTATCGGCGTATCAGAAGATATTATTGAAGCAAGCTGGCAGGCCCTTGCCGACAGTTTTCAATATAAACTGGCAAAAAACAGCAGTATTGAATGTTCAGGCTGA
- a CDS encoding amino acid ABC transporter permease: MLEAFNFRVLFEYMPLYMKCFMATLWLSGISLAGAIFVGIIASAMRLGRFKILSILAGMYIEIIRSTPLLAQLYFMYFGLPSLGILVSEEVTGITALTLNSGAYMAEIIRAGIQSIPKGQVEAGISSGLNYFQRMRHIILPQALGVTIQPLLGQSIVLVKDSSLLSLISIMELTRAGQVLTSERFMPAEGYLATAVFYLVIYYMLKTITNWSQKKLIFREAGR, from the coding sequence ATGCTTGAAGCTTTTAATTTCAGGGTTTTATTTGAATACATGCCATTATATATGAAGTGCTTTATGGCAACCCTCTGGCTTTCGGGGATTTCCCTTGCAGGAGCCATTTTTGTAGGGATTATTGCCAGTGCCATGCGCCTGGGCAGATTTAAAATCCTCTCGATCCTTGCAGGCATGTACATAGAAATCATCCGTTCAACTCCCCTGCTTGCACAATTATATTTCATGTATTTTGGACTGCCTTCCCTGGGAATACTGGTTTCTGAAGAGGTTACGGGCATTACAGCCCTTACTTTAAACAGCGGGGCCTATATGGCCGAGATTATCAGGGCAGGCATTCAATCCATACCAAAAGGCCAGGTTGAAGCAGGCATTTCTTCAGGCTTGAACTATTTCCAGCGCATGCGCCATATTATTCTGCCCCAGGCCCTTGGGGTTACTATCCAGCCCCTTCTTGGTCAATCCATTGTCCTGGTCAAAGATTCCTCCCTGCTTTCCCTGATTTCAATAATGGAGCTTACCCGTGCAGGCCAGGTTTTAACATCCGAGCGGTTTATGCCTGCGGAAGGATATCTTGCAACAGCAGTATTTTACCTGGTTATCTACTATATGCTTAAAACTATTACAAACTGGTCCCAGAAAAAACTCATATTCAGGGAGGCGGGGAGGTAA
- a CDS encoding ABC transporter substrate-binding protein gives MCKKFFPACFVFIFTIATLFSANGVCAEDTVNYRLKWLFNTSTVGDLYADVNGIFKAAGLDVKVKAGGPERDAIRELELNHAQFGTASADQVIRALSKGSPVVVVAQLFQVNPLQWIYRKSKPPVKNLEDLKGRVLGITYGGNDETIMKTLLAKTNIPDNEVKFFSVRYDYTPFFQDRVDLWPVYRNAQGPIIAQKLETAGEEVEFFNPADFGVKFVANSIVTSEKMLNQNPELVKRFTSALIQGWTEALDPANKQKALAVLEQFDKDTPPEIRKKQLEITRTFIKPSPGFKIGTIDIQGWKQTEEIMLAQKQIPGPVNVEQVLKGQE, from the coding sequence ATGTGTAAAAAGTTTTTTCCAGCCTGTTTTGTATTTATTTTTACTATTGCTACTTTGTTTTCTGCAAATGGAGTTTGTGCTGAAGATACAGTTAATTACCGTCTGAAATGGCTGTTTAATACCAGCACGGTCGGGGATTTATATGCAGATGTTAATGGAATCTTCAAGGCCGCGGGTCTTGATGTTAAGGTCAAGGCAGGAGGGCCTGAAAGGGATGCCATACGGGAACTTGAGCTTAACCATGCACAGTTTGGTACTGCATCAGCAGATCAGGTTATACGCGCACTTTCCAAAGGTTCGCCTGTTGTGGTTGTTGCCCAGCTTTTCCAGGTAAATCCCCTTCAATGGATTTACCGCAAGTCAAAGCCTCCTGTTAAAAATCTTGAAGACCTTAAAGGCAGGGTACTGGGCATAACATACGGGGGAAATGATGAAACAATCATGAAAACCCTTCTTGCAAAGACAAATATCCCAGATAATGAAGTTAAATTTTTCAGCGTGCGCTATGATTATACTCCTTTTTTCCAGGACAGGGTTGATCTCTGGCCTGTTTACCGCAATGCACAGGGGCCTATTATTGCCCAGAAACTCGAAACTGCCGGAGAGGAAGTTGAGTTTTTCAACCCTGCTGACTTTGGTGTTAAATTTGTTGCAAATTCTATTGTTACATCAGAAAAAATGCTGAATCAAAACCCGGAACTTGTTAAAAGATTTACATCAGCTTTAATCCAGGGCTGGACAGAGGCTCTTGACCCGGCAAATAAGCAGAAGGCCCTGGCAGTTCTTGAGCAGTTTGATAAAGACACACCTCCTGAAATACGAAAAAAACAGCTTGAAATTACCCGGACTTTTATAAAGCCCTCACCTGGATTTAAGATAGGAACAATTGATATACAGGGCTGGAAGCAGACAGAAGAAATCATGCTGGCACAAAAGCAGATACCCGGGCCTGTGAATGTGGAGCAGGTTTTAAAAGGGCAGGAATAA
- a CDS encoding amino acid ABC transporter permease — translation MWGFYFNQLVDSLPFFFKGLWVTVSISGLSLIAGTVIGFIWGIIRAGKGGFFSFLIGAWVDIIRGTPFLVQIFIVFFIFPEIGIQLEAFPAAVIALTNLAACFICEIVAGGIQSVPSGQKEAATASGLSYWQQLKYIILPQSMQIILPPLVGQYVLLIKDSSVVSAIGVIDVTRAGWLTVQRVPEGVMVFGLVGLLYFIICYPLIILSNRLEKKFST, via the coding sequence ATGTGGGGTTTTTATTTTAATCAATTAGTTGATTCGCTCCCTTTTTTCTTTAAAGGACTCTGGGTAACGGTTTCAATTTCCGGCCTGAGCCTGATAGCAGGAACTGTAATCGGTTTTATCTGGGGCATTATCAGGGCAGGCAAGGGCGGTTTTTTCAGTTTTCTCATTGGTGCATGGGTTGACATTATCAGGGGTACTCCTTTTCTTGTCCAGATATTTATTGTCTTTTTCATATTTCCAGAGATTGGTATCCAGCTTGAAGCATTTCCAGCAGCAGTTATTGCACTGACAAACCTGGCTGCATGTTTTATATGCGAAATAGTTGCAGGCGGTATCCAGTCGGTTCCATCAGGCCAGAAAGAAGCTGCAACAGCTTCAGGGCTTTCATACTGGCAGCAGTTGAAATACATAATCCTGCCCCAGTCCATGCAGATTATTCTTCCTCCGCTTGTGGGCCAGTATGTCCTGCTTATCAAGGATTCGTCAGTAGTATCTGCCATAGGCGTTATTGACGTAACAAGGGCAGGATGGCTGACAGTGCAGAGGGTTCCTGAAGGAGTTATGGTGTTTGGCCTTGTGGGACTGCTTTATTTTAT